A window of Hordeum vulgare subsp. vulgare chromosome 5H, MorexV3_pseudomolecules_assembly, whole genome shotgun sequence genomic DNA:
aaaattattattttcTCAATTAGTAATAAACAGGGGAGTGGTCATAAATTCAGATTTCAGAATTTCATACGCAGTTGCCAGAgcagtttttctcatttttgttcaCTGGTACCAAAAAAAGCACTCATTAGGCCTAACTCTTCACGCCATCTTTTTTTACACAAACATATTTGATTGTTACACGGCCAATAAGCTGACATGTGCAAATAAAATATAGCGTGTCCTGGATaaatttaattagcaatgattttttTACAGAAGTTTAACAACTTGTAACATTACAGACTCGAAGGTTAAAAGAAGATTGTCGCGGGACCAAAAGACGCACAATAGAAACTGTTCCGAGCCAACCACACGCGGCAACAATTGCTGATTACATCATGCTGTCAGTTAACTCCTATGTGCTGCAGAGCACCACCCTTCCTTCTAACCCAAAATGAAATCAATAGCATTGGCTGTAAAAAACAGCAATGCCGTAGAATTTACCAAGCAATGTGCAGTGCAGACTGGCAGAGCACCACCCCTGTGTAACTGAAACGCAAAGAAAACAACGAACATTTGCTGTAAACAGCAAGGGGGTCCAGGAATTTCGCAAGTACGCGGATAACGAGAATCACGGGCGCAAGAATCTTGCAAGGGCGGGGTGGGACTAAGCATTCTGACTAGCGGGCAGAGCCCCCTCTGGCTCCGTGGCGCTCCGGCGGGCGGGAGCCGCCCAGGGACAGCAATTGGACGCCTCAATCGAGGCCGACCCAACCGACGCGTCGACACGGGGAGCTATTGTGCGACTGCGGCCGCGATCCGGGGCTACGGGGGCGTCGGTTACCTACCTCGACGGCGTTCTTGAGGAGGATGTCGTCCTCGACGAGCCAGTCCCCCGACGACGTCGACGCCGCGAGGGCCCCCAtggcggccgccgccgccggataCGCCGCTTGGGtgggggaaggggggggggggggagtggttGGGGCGCGCGTGcggtctagggtttagtggagggaggaggggaggggagaagAGTGGCCGGGGGAGGGGGGAGAGGGGTGGGCGGTGGTGGGTTCGGGTGTGggtggtgggaggtgggaggtccGCGAAAGCCGCGCCATGGAATTCGACCCGGTAGTGGGGATTGGGGAACGAACCAACGTGAACGGCAGGTGACAAAGTGAAGTTATGTTGTCGAAAATAATAAAAACTGCCAAAGAAACCAAGAGTTCGCCACATAATTTACTGCTCCATCATTCTCCTTATTTaactttttgtttttattttttgcggGGTATCATCCTCTTTATTTGCAGAAGAAATACAAACGAGAAATGATGTTTCAAACACTCAACAAAATTTAATAAACTGGCTTGTATAGGAGGAGTGCATAAAGATGTAAAAAATATCTTGTTGGCCAATACAAAAATGTGAACTCTGCGCATGAAGTTTCACTCATACATACTTCCTCTGAAAACAAATGAATCGGTGACGGGAAAGAAAGGAATGAACGTGGATAATGGATTTAATATTTCCCAGTTTGGATCCATAAAATGAATTGGCGACGAGAACTTTGACAGCAGCGATGTGAAACTTCGTTCCAAAATTTCTCCGACCACACTCTTCTTGTTCTAGGCGGAAGGTTGATTCTGCTCATGCGAGTACAGGGGTAACAAATCGAGTAAAGTTGGGAGATCGAAGTCTTTATGGGTGGGTGATTATGGAGAAAATAAAGTTGATGGGACACTAATAGCCACTTGGCTCTATTTGTAAGAGTAGTTTTTGATAGATTTGGTTTTAGCTTCGGTTTGCCTCTAAAAAAGTTGGTTAGCCATTTTCTATATGAGGCTTTTATTGATCATGAGTTGGTTGTTTTTGGTAAGAAAACATGTGGTTAGCAAAATCAAAATCCATATAAATAAACTATAGATATGTTAAAATGTATTACCATATCatatcaaagaaaacaaaatggTACTTTTCAACCCCAAAAACGTACATGCATGACTACAAAGATACAGTAAACAAATGGAAATCACGATTATAGCAGGCGCGGCGGAGCATGTTTGTTCTTGTAGTATGCATATATGTGTGATATATGGAGCAACCACAGCGGCGTCTTCTCATGGACGATATGTCATTGGATCTACTTGGGTGGCGGGTCGGTGGGCACGTTGTCTAGTGCCTGCATGTAGTCACGACGCTTGGAGAGCCAGAACCTGCGCACGCCGTGCTGGGAGTACCTCTTCCCTTCATCGTGATTCTCTAGCACCCCGGCCGCCCTGTTCTCCTTTGTCACCCTGCATGTACATTTGTCAGTTGTTTCACACAACACAACTTCAAACAAAATCTTCAGCGATGGTAGAAAAATTGATCAAGTGTGATGTGTCGAAATGTGAGTGATGAACATGGATGAAAGTTTTGTTTAGTTTTTTGTAGTACCTGACTTCAGGGTTGGTCGTGATATTGCGCACAAGTTGCATCACACAAATACCGACGGCCACGCCCGTCGTCGCGAACAGCGGGTACACCTGGATGTTTGAATCACTAATCACACATCAACATGATGAAGGGCATGTTGTGTGAATCAACATGACTTTGTTGTATGACTCTGTATGGATTCCTACGCCAACATGAACACAAACAAAAGCATCGAATTTTGGAGGTTTCATTTACCATACATTTTGGTCATGTGCGTTTATGTCTATGGCTAAATCAAAATATTTGTCGAGGTCTTTAATGCATATGGAATAATACATGTGGCACAAATGACATACACAATAACAAATCATGGTTGGCTTAGCAAATAATCCTCCCATGTGTTGATTGATCTTTGATAAGTTTTTACATAAATGGAACAGATCATATATAGGCAACAATCAACAAAACATGTATAATTCTTTGGACATTGTAGACCGGGTAATTACTTGATTGCTCGTAAGGCACCAGATGAAATATAAGAAGGAAAGTAATGATTTCGATAAACCAACAGAAATAGGTATGATTTTTGGTAAAAAAACAAGTAATGTGCTTGATTTGCATATGCAAATAGATAATCTAAATTATCATCACATACCTCAGGTCGAATCCATCGAGAACCCATTTGATTGATTTATTGTTTGTTGTTTTCTTCGTAGTAGAAGAGATGACGAGGTGGAGATGGAGAATGAATCGTAAGTAACTCCCTGCTTTCCTCAAAAGCTATAAATAGGAATACCTTTTATTACATCCTCCTTGAAATAGCAATACCTTTTTTTCATC
This region includes:
- the LOC123452786 gene encoding uncharacterized protein LOC123452786, with product MGSRWIRPEVYPLFATTGVAVGICVMQLVRNITTNPEVRVTKENRAAGVLENHDEGKRYSQHGVRRFWLSKRRDYMQALDNVPTDPPPK